From the Deltaproteobacteria bacterium genome, the window CCAGAAGGCCGCTTTTGTTTCCGATCTCCCGGATAAGCCCAGGAATCTGATCCCGATCCCGAATCACGTCCTCAGTGAGGGATAAGACATCGGCCTCCCTGGCCCAAAAGGACCTTGCCATCAAGGCCTGACGGGAACGATTGAGAACCTCGGCAAGACTCTGCGCCTGACCGAGGAGAAACCTGCACTGGGAGAGGCGGGCTTCATAACCGGACTTTTCTTTCAGGAGCCCCTTTCGCTGCCGTGCGATCTCCGGCAACTCACCGGGGGCCACGGGCCCCAGGGAATCCAGGCCGAGTGTGACCTGGTCCAAGGACTCCGTCGCCTCGTTGATGCACTCCTCCGCCTTGACCTGAAGGGCCGCGAGATCGGCAAGAACGGCATCGATCTTTTCCAGATCGAAACCGCCGCGTAAATAATCTCTCTCGATCCCTTCGAGCCTGATAATCTCCTCGCCGGGATGAAAATCAGGGGCCTTGGCCGATTCCTGAGATAAGGCCAGGGAAGGCGGGAATATGAGGAGCATGAGGATCACCAAGGGGATGTATCGGATACATCTCCCAAACGGGATTCCGGAGAAATGGACGAAAAGGGTCATAAAGGCAGCTTTCAGCTATCAGTTTTCAGTTATCAGCTATCAATCAAACACAGTCCCATCCAACTATTTGGCGCTTAAGCTTGGAAAATTCTATACCTATCTGAAAGATATCAGCATATTTGCCTCTGTATTTGGCGGCATAGTCTTTAGTTTTTAGCTGCTTAATTGCTTCTCTTGTTGGCCCTTTTTTATCTATCACCTTAAATTCAAAAATATACACTTTATCTTTATAAATCACTGAAAGGTCACACCTTCCAAGATTTGACACATCCTCTGCTACGATACTAAGCCCAAGGGCTGCCAGATGACTATAAAACACACTGGCATAATAACCTTCATAATTTGCAATAGGATTGTTTCGATACCAGTCATTTGGGATAGAGGCAAAAAGGGTCTTAAAGTGAGAAAAAAGTTCTTCTACAGCACCTTTTGCTATTGCTCTTCGGATTTCAAGGCCTGTCTGCATGGCAAAACCTTCATCTGGAAGCCATGCAGAGAGAATGGAGCGATTCAATGCACTTCTTACTTCCCGATTCGGCACTTGTAAATAGTATGCCACGAATCCATCTTCATTGATGCACTCTTTTAAGGTCAGATACCCTGACTGCCAGAGCA encodes:
- a CDS encoding ATP-binding protein; the encoded protein is LTGVSKFSKVSIFSGLNNLLDITLDARYATICGYTDNDIDTVFAPELEGFDRDEIRNWYNGYSWLGERMYNPFDILLLFDKREFRSWWFETGTPTFLVTWLKERNFFTPSLEKTFGDDELLSAFDVDYIRPEAMLWQSGYLTLKECINEDGFVAYYLQVPNREVRSALNRSILSAWLPDEGFAMQTGLEIRRAIAKGAVEELFSHFKTLFASIPNDWYRNNPIANYEGYYASVFYSHLAALGLSIVAEDVSNLGRCDLSVIYKDKVYIFEFKVIDKKGPTREAIKQLKTKDYAAKYRGKYADIFQIGIEFSKLKRQIVGWDCV